A genomic window from Silene latifolia isolate original U9 population chromosome Y, ASM4854445v1, whole genome shotgun sequence includes:
- the LOC141627279 gene encoding aspartic proteinase 36-like, whose amino-acid sequence MSIVFFLLSFSLLFASTIAQPPLIVDRRPLILPLSFSSPQFADASKLKLRRHLHGVSPNARMRLYDDLLSNGYYTTRLWIGSPPQEFALIVDTGSTVTYVPCNSCDQCGNHQDSKFQPDLSDTYHPVKCNPDCTCDAENDQCTYERQYAEMSSSSGILGEDLVSFGNMSELKPQRAVFGCENAETGDLYSQHADGIMGLGRGDLSIVDQLVEKGLINDSFSLCYGGMEVGGGAMVLGQISPPSDMVFSHSDPDHSPYYNIELRGLHVAGKKLDINPQVFDGKHGTILDSGTTYAYLPEAAFLPFIQAITSELHGLKQIRGPDPNYNDVCFSGAGSEIPELYKTFPSVDMIFDNGEKYSLSPENYLFKHSKVHGAYCLGVFQNGKDLTTLLGGIVVRNTLVTYDREHSKVGFWKTNCSVLWERLNASSSSPAPAPLGGEVAATPLGGEISDTGMPPAPLGGEVSDTGMPPAPLGAEISDAGMPPASAPNGAPSRVISGDFQVGYITFVISFSVKYLDLKPHVSELSTSIAKELEVNTSQVHLLNMTSAGNGSLISCSIYPEGSANYFSNTTAMHIISRLAEVQLPDTFGSYKLVIWKAQPPLKKSWRQQHYLVVFMAIIITLMLGLSVYGIWFVWRWRQEATISYKPVGSDAAPVIEQELQPL is encoded by the exons ATGAGTATCGTCTTCttcctcctctctttctctcttctcttCGCGTCTACCATCGCTCAGCCGCCGTTGATTGTCGATCGCCGCCCGCTTATCCTCCCGCTTTCTTTCTCCTCGCCGCAGTTCGCCGACGCCAGCAAGCTCAAGCTCCGACGTCATCTCCATGGCGTTTCGCCTAATGCTAGGATGCGTCTCTACGACGATCTCCTCTCCAACGG GTATTATACGACGAGGTTATGGATTGGATCGCCACCGCAGGAGTTTGCGTTGATAGTGGATACGGGGAGTACGGTCACATATGTCCCTTGTAACTCCTGTGATCAATGTGGTAATCATCAG GATTCAAAGTTCCAGCCAGATCTTTCAGATACCTACCATCCAGTGAAGTGTAATCCTGATTGTACATGTGATGCTGAAAATGACCAGTGTACTTACGAGAGACAATATGCTGAAATGAGTTCTAGTAGTGGGATTTTAGGTGAAGATCTTGTATCTTTTGGTAATATGAGTGAGCTCAAACCCCAGCGTGCTGTTTTTGGTTGTGAAAATGCAGAAACGGGCGATCTTTATAGTCAACATGCTGATGGTATAATGGGTTTGGGCCGTGGTGATCTAAGCATTGTTGATCAGCTTGTTGAAAAAGGTTTAATCAATGATTCCTTTTCACTGTGTTATGGTGGGATGGAGGTTGGTGGCGGTGCTATGGTTCTGGGCCAAATATCTCCGCCATCTGACATGGTCTTCAGCCATTCTGACCCTGATCACAG TCCATATTACAATATCGAGCTGCGGGGGTTACATGTTGCTGGGAAAAAGCTAGATATAAATCCACAGGTTTTTGATGGGAAGCATGGAACTATTCTAGATAGTGGTACAACATATGCCTATTTACCTGAAGCAGCGTTTCTGCCATTTATACAAGCT ATCACAAGTGAGCTCCATGGCCTTAAGCAAATTCGTGGTCCTGATCCAAATTATAATGATGTATGCTTCTCTGGTGCTGGAAG TGAAATTCCAGAACTCTACAAGACTTTCCCGTCAGTTGACATGATCTTTGATAATGGTGAAAAGTATTCATTATCGCCGGAAAATTATCTATTTAAG CACTCAAAGGTACACGGTGCATATTGTCTTGGTGTTTTTCAAAATGGAAAAGATCTGACAACTCTTTTGGGAG GCATTGTTGTCCGTAATACTCTTGTAACATATGATCGTGAACACTCTAAAGTTGGATTTTGGAAGACCAATTGTTCTGTGTTATGGGAGAGACTGAATGCTTCAAGCAGTTCACCAGCGCCTGCACCTTTGGGTGGGGAGGTTGCAGCTACACCTTTGGGTGGGGAGATTTCAGATACAGGGATGCCACCTGCACCTTTGGGTGGGGAGGTTTCAGATACAGGGATGCCACCCGCACCTTTGGGTGCAGAGATTTCAGATGCGGGGATGCCACCTGCATCAGCTCCTAATGGAGCACCCAGTCGTGTTATTTCAG GAGATTTTCAAGTCGGATACATAACATTTGTTATATCCTTTAGTGTGAAGTACTTGGACTTGAAGCCACATGTTTCAGAACTATCTACGTCCATTGCCAAAGAGTTGGAAGTCAACACCTCTCAG GTTCATCTTCTCAATATGACTTCTGCTGGAAATGGTTCCCTGATAAGTTGCAGCATCTATCCTGAAGGATCTGCCAACTATTTTTCAAATACAACTGCAATG CATATAATTTCTCGCTTAGCTGAAGTCCAACTTCCAGACACCTTTGGTAGTTACAAGCTTGTTATTTGGAAGGCCCAGCCTCCTTTGAAAAA
- the LOC141631043 gene encoding uncharacterized protein LOC141631043: MSVDLGNHPSYTWRRILEARDMLRSGWRVRIGDGLTTHVWQDAWVLGTQTVMGYENMVVADLLDAHGGGWRHELVDTLSLGFERGRRALIGLVILGFGWCLYDQIGLSTLGGLWKISVWPRVKLFFWQLCSEALATRANIASRVRGKCALCSFCNFGLESSLHLFHDCVIAKRVWEGLGLEDEEVEGGGGVRDWVEAKWRELVVFESREVDHWSVIRRTYDVMEEIEGGGFQWERRRVKGLSSDEQVVRKVWSAPLEGFVKINVDAGVKEGEGVSLGVMCRDEHCKVMWGISSVLLQDWDPLLAEAVTVFEGVSEAVQRGHAKVIVESNCLSVIEALKKKSRGRSVLSLVFDDINFV; this comes from the exons ATGTCTGTGGATTTGGGTAATCACCCGAGTTATACGTGGAGGAGAATTTTAGAGGCTAGAGATATGCTCCGTAGTGGCTGGAGGGTACGGATTGGAGATGGGCTGACGACGCATGTGTGGCAGGATGCGTGGGTTCTAGGAACTCAGACGGTGATGGGTTATGAGAATATGGTTGTTGCGGATTTGCTGGACGCGCATGGAGGTGGATGGAGGCATGAGTTGGTGGACACTTTATCTCTGGGGTTTGAGCGAGGAAGGAGAGCTCTAATCGGCCTTGTGATTCTTGGTTTTGGGTGGTGTCTTTACGATCAAATCGGCCTATCGACGCTTGGCGG GCTCTGGAAAATCTCAGTCTGGCCACGAGTGAAGCTCTTCTTTTGGCAGTTGTGCAGCGAGGCTCTAGCAACTAGAGCGAACATTGCGTCTCGAGTTCGAGGTAAGTGTGCTTTATGttctttttgtaattttggtcttGAGTCGAGTCTTCATTTATTTCATGATTGTGTTATTGCGAAACGGGTTTGGGAGGGCCTTGGATTGGAGGATGAAGAGGTTGAGGGGGGTGGTGGTGTGCGGGATTGGGTGGAAGCGAAGTGGAGGGAGCTGGTCGTTTTTGAGTCAAGAGAGGTAGATCATTGGAGTGTGATTAGGCGGACATATGACGTGATGGAGGAGATTGAGGGGGGCGGCTTTCAGTGGGAGAGGAGAAGGGTGAAAGGGCTTTCGAGTGACGAGCAAGTGGTACGCAAGGTTTGGAGTGCACCGTTAGAAGGGTTTGTGAAGATAAATGTGGATGCGGGAGTTAAGGAGGGAGAAGGGGTGAGCTTGGGTGTGATGTGTCGAGATGAGCATTGCAAGGTTATGTGGGGTATATCGTCAGTTTTATTGCAGGATTGGGATCCACTTTTGGCGGAGGCGGTAACGGTTTTCGAAGGTGTCAGTGAAGCAGTTCAAAGAGGCCATGCTAAGGTGATTGTGGAAAGCAATTGTCTATCAGTTATCGAGGCACTGAAGAAGAAGTCTAGAGGAAGAAGTGTTTTATCGCTGGTTTTTGATGACATTAATTTTGTGTAA